TTCTGTAAACTTATAGTAAGGACAGGGGTGGATGCTATGGTGATGACGTGGGGATTGGTTTGTGTCATTGTAGTGGTGTTATATGGGAGTATAAAACATTTTTTAGATTTCAGTGAGCGGAGAGGGCAACGGATTATTGTAGAGCATTTTTATTCGTTACTTCTTGTATATGTGATTGTGATGCTTGCATTTGGGATGATTTACTTTATCTTTGCATCACAGGGGATGCCGATTTTAATGGATGAACTGCTTCAGCATGAATCCATACTAGATCGACTAGGACACTCTATATATTTTAGTGGCGTTACCCTGCTTACCGTAGGGTACGGTGATATTACACCAATTGGGATTGGACGAGTTATCGCACTTGTAGAAGCCTTAATCGGATATGTGCTTCCGGCAGCTTTTTTTGTACAATTAATGCATGATAAGTAATAAAAGTTGTAAGAATGTGTGTCTTTGGTTACCCTTAAGATAGATAACGTTCTGGAGGGATTTTGAATGACTGTAGAATTAGGAAAACAAGCACCTGACTTTGAATTAAAAGCTAGTAATGGAGAAACCGTAAAGTTATCTGATTTCCGTGGCAAAAACGTTGTACTTTATTTCTATCCAAAAGATATGACGCCAGGCTGTACAAATGAAGCGTGTGATTTCAGAGATCATCATGAAAGCTTTGCAGATGTTGATGCGGTGATTCTAGGCGTGAGTCCTGATCCGGTAGAGCGACATAAGAAGTTTATCGACAAACATGAGTTACCGTTCCTATTACTTGCGGATGAGGATCATAAAGTCGCCGAAGAATATGGTGCATGGACACTTAAGAAGAATTTTGGTAAAGAATACATGGGTATTGAGCGTTCCACTTTTTTAATAGATAAAGAAGGGAACTTGGCCCATGAATGGCGCAAAGTTCGTGTCAAAGGCCATGTAGAAGCAGCGCTTGAATACATTCGTGAAAACCTATCGTAATACTCAATAGCGTAAGCGGCCGTTTAGCAACGTATATGCTGGACTGAACCGCAGTAGGATAAAGGAAACACGAAGAGCAAAGCGATTCGATGTTGACTTATCGACCGGAGGGGAGGGAAGCATACTAGTTGCTGGACGCTGGAGCTAGACTTAAGAATAGCGTAAGCGGCCGTTTAGCAACGTATATGCTGCGACCTACACGACGTAGGTTACAAAAACAGTGGCTCTTATCCTGTAAAGGAAGAGCCACTGTTTTTTTGTTTTTAGTGATGCTTACTGCTTCTTCAATTCCTTGAGCATGTGTAGTGTTTCCTCGTATTCTTCTTCTAGAGATGCGTTATCATTTTTGGGGTCGGGAATACTTAGCCGACTAATTAATTCAGTTAATTTGTTTTCTAGGGTCATGATGCGCTGGACTGTATCATCACTACAATTCGTTTTTTGTTTGTCAGTATAATAATTGTTAAGCGTTCCTTGATAGGTGGTAAGGGAGCCATTTTCAAGAAACCATAAATGATCAGCTGTTTCTTCAATAAAGCGACGATCGTGTGTAACGAATAATACAGTGCCGGGGTAATCTTGAATTAATCCTTCAAGTGATGTGATTGCTTCAATATCTAGATGGTTTGTCGGTTCATCTATGACGAGAACATTATAGCTTCCAGTCAAAAGTCTTGCTAATGCTGCTTTGACACGTTCACCACCACTTAATATGCCGATTTTCTTGTGTACATCTGTGTCAAAAAAACGGAGACGACCTAAAATAATCCGAATCACATGCTGGGATAATGAGCTATTTTCCTGTACATATTCAAGGATTGTTTTATCTTCCGGCAGAGCTTCAAGGGTTTGATCAAAATGGCCGATGGAAGCCTGGTTCGTAATCTCAAGCTCCGTATTTCCATACAATAGTTGATGGAGAAGAGTTGTTTTACCACTTCCATTTGCACCTATAATAGCTGTCTTAGAACCAGTTTTTAGCTTTACATGGTCAATGGTATAGAGTTGTCGATTGCCTATATTCATTGTAAGGTCTTTAGCGACAAAAATGTTCTTTCGATGAATCGGTTCAACCAAAGTGTAATCCATCTTGATCTCAGACCATTCAAAGGGTTTTTCCACTTTTTCTAGACGGTCTATACGATCTTGGATAACTTTTGAAACACGTTCCACTTTCTGTTTCTTCCCGGAAGCTTTTCCCTTATACAATTGCCACTCTGAGTTGCCCATACGTGAAGGAGGTTTATTCATTCCTTTCGATTGTTTTTCTTTCTGATGCATTCGCTCTGTTAGGCGTTTTTTCTCTTTTACATAAGCCTCATATTCTTCCTGTTGGTGTTGCACCTTTAATGCTTTGGCGTCCTCATAATCGGAATAATTTCCTTTGTACTCCGTGACCTCTCCATCTTCAAGCTCCCAAATCTTTGTACAAACTTCATCAAGCAGTTTTCGGTCGTGAGATACGATAACATAAGCACCTTGCAAGTGGAGTAGCTTCTTTTCTACTTCATCTATACGTTGCCAATCCAGGTTATTCGTTGGTTCATCTAGCAAAAGTATGTCATGAGATTCGTTAAACAATTGCTCTAATTTGCGTAGCGTCTTTTCCCCACCACTTAAGTGGTTCCAACTTGGTTCCTCTTCTATATTTAGTTGCCTGAAATAACCTACAGATCCGTTCCAAGATACTAGGGGATTTGTATCTAATAAACCAAGTAAATAGTTTAGTAGAAGGGATTTGCCTTCCCCGTTTTTTCCTATCAAACCAATACGATCCCCTTGATGAATGGATAGTTCATTGATCTCTAATAGTGTTCGATCTCCAATAGTGAAGTGAATCTGTTTCGCATGCATAACTCTCATAAAAAAACCTCCCTGAACGTTCCAGAGAGGTAGGTGTATGTATATACGTAAAGAGGGACGTCATTTTCTGCAGTTAACAGAAAATGACATAACTTTTGTATACACAAATCAAATAGTCTATAAATAGACATACCTATCCTATCTGGAACGAGTGTGTTCACATGAATAACGTTCATATTAAACTCGCCTCTCAAAATAGGATTAGTACTTCATTGTGTATAGATTCAGTCCCTTCGTTGTTGGTACTTATATTATATGGTAACGAATGGTAAGGTGCAATTAATTTTCCCAACTTAGTTAAACACCTATTTTAACTAAGTTTACAAGAAGTAGGTAAAGGTCTATACTTCAGGGTGCATACAAACGTATAGTACATTAAGAGAAAAAAACCTCCCCTTTACAATATAGATTGGCTTGCACGAACATTTAATGTTCGTGCTTTTTTAATAGTAAAGAAACCATAAGTATTTATATTCAAAAAGGTAACTAGTTCGTCAATTAAGAATGTAGCAATTTAGGCGATGGAATTGACTATTGTTTATAGTCTTACATTACGTGCCACGATCGAACTAACTTGGCCACTAAATGGGCCTTCTTTAGATTTTTGCTTGCTAAATAAAATGATTTATTTGGGTACAAAGAGGAAAAAAAGATAAGATAATAGAAAGAATATAAATGGAGGGATAGCTATGAACGTAGTAACAACCTGTAAAATACGCAGAGATATACGCGAGCATCTTGTATCAGCCTATCCAGAGATTTCATTTCAATTTTGTGAAGATATAACTGAAGCGGAACCATTTATTCATGAAGCTGAAGTTTTGCTTACATACGGAGAAGATTTACATGATTCCCATATCGATAAAGCCTCAAAGTTAAAATGGATTATGGTGTTGTCTGCTGGATTGGATGAAATGCCGTTTCATAAAATAGAAGAAAAAGGTATTATTGTTTCGAATGTAAAAGGGATTCACAGTATTCCAATGGCGGAATATGCAATTTCAATGCTCTTACAAGTTTCTCGACAAGCAAAGACTGTTTCAGAAAATGAACGATTACGTCGTTGGGACAAAAAAGTTCGCATGACTGAAATCACAGGTAAAACGATGCTAATAGCAGGCGCTGGAGCAATTGGTCAAGAGGTTGCTCGATTGGCGAAGGCATTTCGAATGAAAACGATTGGAATATCCAATAGCGGAAGAGAAAAAGATTTCTTTGATGAGGTACACACAAGAAGTGATCTAATGACTAAATTAGCAGAAGCGGACTTTGTAATATCAGTGCTCCCAAGTACTCCTGAAACGAAAGGATTCTTTGCAAAAGAACACTTTGAGCAAATGCCTTCTGATGCTGTTTTTCTAAATATGGGTAGAGGAGATGCTGTTCATGATCATGTAATGTTAGAGGTCATGCAGGAACAGCTTATTTCACACGCTATTTTAGATGTTTTTGAACAAGAACCATTACCAGAAGCTCACCCGTTTTGGGGAATGTACAATGTAACTGTAACTCCTCACATATCTGGTGTGTCACCTGATTACCAGCCAAGAGGTATAGAGATTTTTGAACATAATCTAAAAGAATATCGAAATGGAACAAACGATTACCTCAACAAAATTAATCCAAGAAAGGGGTATTAATAATGAAAATCTATACTAAAGGTGGCGACAAAGGAACAACTTCTCTCATATATGGTGATCGAGTACCGAAAAATGACATTAGAGTAGAAGCCTATGGTACATGTGATGAGGCAAATTCTATGATTGGGATTGCACTGAGTCATCTACGAAAAGAAGATTGGCTAGCAGAAGAGAAATTCTCAGAAGTCATGTATCGTATTCAAACAATTCTTTTTCATGTAGGAGCAGAATTGGCTACTCCTAAAGGAAAAGATGTGAAATGGCAAGTTACCAAAGAGCATATTGAAGAGCTTGAAAAGCAAATAGATGCATGGGAGGATGAGTTAGACCCACTAGAGAATTTCATACTACCATCAGGACATCAGGCCTCTGCAGCACTTCATTCTGCTCGGACCATTATCCGTAGGGCGGAAAGATCAGCTGTTGTAATTAAAGATGAGTTAAATAACCCACTTGTGTTAAGCTACCTTAACCGTTTATCGGACTTTTTGTTTGTAGCGGCACGCTATGTGAACAAAATGACTGGTGGAAAAGAAATATCTTTACAAGCAGACGTATAAAATCAAGGTAAGTTCATGTGGGGCGCCGCCTGAACGTTGACAATTGCTTTAAATAAAGGTTACACTATTTATAAGAATTTTAATGTAATAATCTTGTTTAATAATAATATTTGTTGAAAGCGAGGTGCATGACGGTGTCTGAACAACGACTTAGTGAGGCTCTGGACACATTAAAAGGTTCTGGCGTCCGTATTACACCCCAACGTCATGCGGTGCTTGAATATCTTATTCAATCTATGTCTCATCCAACAGCTGATGATATTTATAAAGCGTTGGAATCGAAATTTCCAAACATGAGCGTAGCAACGGTCTATAATAATTTACGCGTGTTTAAAGAAATTGGCCTTGTCAGGGAATTGACATATGGTGATTCCTCAAGCCGATTTGATTGCAACACAAGTGAACACTATCATGCGATTTGTAGTGAGTGTGGTAAGATTGTAGACTTCCACTACCCTATATTAGATGAAGTGGAATCACTAGCAGAACAAGTAACAGGTTTTGATGTAAGTCATCACCGTATGGAAGTGTATGGTGTTTGTGAAGATTGTAAACAACAGCAACATTAAAGCTGGAAGGCTCTATTAAGAGGCTTTCAGCTTTTTTTTGTTGTCTAATTTTATTAACATTAAATTATTAGCCCTATATACCTTGAGTGATTTTTGAAGAAATGATGAACATCCAGGTACTACCATACAATGTTTGTTTAAATGGTGTAGAATATAAATATAGACTACTTAAAATGAAGTCCAAAAATGGTAAAGAGGGGGGTTCACCTATGAAAAATTCAATTATTGTTCCTGTTGATGGCTCTCCACATTCGTTTTTTGCAATGACTGAAGCACTCGACTTATCGAAGAGATTGGAAATGAATATAGTGCTTGTCAATGTTCAGCATCAAAT
The sequence above is drawn from the Pontibacillus yanchengensis genome and encodes:
- a CDS encoding potassium channel family protein → MVMTWGLVCVIVVVLYGSIKHFLDFSERRGQRIIVEHFYSLLLVYVIVMLAFGMIYFIFASQGMPILMDELLQHESILDRLGHSIYFSGVTLLTVGYGDITPIGIGRVIALVEALIGYVLPAAFFVQLMHDK
- the bcp gene encoding thioredoxin-dependent thiol peroxidase, producing MTVELGKQAPDFELKASNGETVKLSDFRGKNVVLYFYPKDMTPGCTNEACDFRDHHESFADVDAVILGVSPDPVERHKKFIDKHELPFLLLADEDHKVAEEYGAWTLKKNFGKEYMGIERSTFLIDKEGNLAHEWRKVRVKGHVEAALEYIRENLS
- the abc-f gene encoding ribosomal protection-like ABC-F family protein — its product is MRVMHAKQIHFTIGDRTLLEINELSIHQGDRIGLIGKNGEGKSLLLNYLLGLLDTNPLVSWNGSVGYFRQLNIEEEPSWNHLSGGEKTLRKLEQLFNESHDILLLDEPTNNLDWQRIDEVEKKLLHLQGAYVIVSHDRKLLDEVCTKIWELEDGEVTEYKGNYSDYEDAKALKVQHQQEEYEAYVKEKKRLTERMHQKEKQSKGMNKPPSRMGNSEWQLYKGKASGKKQKVERVSKVIQDRIDRLEKVEKPFEWSEIKMDYTLVEPIHRKNIFVAKDLTMNIGNRQLYTIDHVKLKTGSKTAIIGANGSGKTTLLHQLLYGNTELEITNQASIGHFDQTLEALPEDKTILEYVQENSSLSQHVIRIILGRLRFFDTDVHKKIGILSGGERVKAALARLLTGSYNVLVIDEPTNHLDIEAITSLEGLIQDYPGTVLFVTHDRRFIEETADHLWFLENGSLTTYQGTLNNYYTDKQKTNCSDDTVQRIMTLENKLTELISRLSIPDPKNDNASLEEEYEETLHMLKELKKQ
- a CDS encoding D-2-hydroxyacid dehydrogenase: MNVVTTCKIRRDIREHLVSAYPEISFQFCEDITEAEPFIHEAEVLLTYGEDLHDSHIDKASKLKWIMVLSAGLDEMPFHKIEEKGIIVSNVKGIHSIPMAEYAISMLLQVSRQAKTVSENERLRRWDKKVRMTEITGKTMLIAGAGAIGQEVARLAKAFRMKTIGISNSGREKDFFDEVHTRSDLMTKLAEADFVISVLPSTPETKGFFAKEHFEQMPSDAVFLNMGRGDAVHDHVMLEVMQEQLISHAILDVFEQEPLPEAHPFWGMYNVTVTPHISGVSPDYQPRGIEIFEHNLKEYRNGTNDYLNKINPRKGY
- a CDS encoding cob(I)yrinic acid a,c-diamide adenosyltransferase; this translates as MKIYTKGGDKGTTSLIYGDRVPKNDIRVEAYGTCDEANSMIGIALSHLRKEDWLAEEKFSEVMYRIQTILFHVGAELATPKGKDVKWQVTKEHIEELEKQIDAWEDELDPLENFILPSGHQASAALHSARTIIRRAERSAVVIKDELNNPLVLSYLNRLSDFLFVAARYVNKMTGGKEISLQADV
- the perR gene encoding peroxide-responsive transcriptional repressor PerR, which gives rise to MTVSEQRLSEALDTLKGSGVRITPQRHAVLEYLIQSMSHPTADDIYKALESKFPNMSVATVYNNLRVFKEIGLVRELTYGDSSSRFDCNTSEHYHAICSECGKIVDFHYPILDEVESLAEQVTGFDVSHHRMEVYGVCEDCKQQQH